A genomic region of Alligator mississippiensis isolate rAllMis1 chromosome 4, rAllMis1, whole genome shotgun sequence contains the following coding sequences:
- the LOC102563339 gene encoding uncharacterized protein LOC102563339, with product MAQSLELGRGSRRRFLPSPPLPVPRLVLLSPLPALGAADTAGFLLSQAACQKQGHGAHLASILSSSATEVIAGYISSHYPDGNVWIGLHDPRHNRVWTWTDGSSFTYRAWRFWEPNNWMWREYCVELRHFWGFKKWNDMDCKRQRAFICKYRLKAGVHQLLGCERNASGSSSRETHPANLPAVPPPHTAVPIHASPSILCLLLLCWALVSLLPSSAWSQHSAVIINFPLAFSPMCVSCGPCLPAKGKGPRVSHGCAGSSPGPVP from the exons ATGGCCCAAAGCCTTGA gctggggagaggcagccgCAGgcgcttcctcccctcccctcccctcccggtgcccaggctggtgctgctctctcccctccctgccctgggagctgcagacaCAGCTGGTTTCCTCCTGTCACAGGCGGCGTGTCAGAAGCAGGGCCATGGGGCCCATCTTGCCTCGATTCTCAGCAGTTCAGCCACAGAAGTCATTGCCGGATACATCTCCAGTCATTATCCTGATGGGAACGTGTGGATCGGGCTCCATGACCCTCGGCAT AATAGAGTGTGGACATGGACAGATGGCTCCAGCTTCACCTACAGAGCTTGGCGATTTTGGGAGCCTAACAACTGGATGTGGAGAGAGTACTGTGTGGAGCTCCGACATTTTTGGG GATTTAAGAAATGGAACGATATGGACTGCAAGAGACAGAGAGCCTTCATCTGCAAGTACCGTCTCAAAGCAG GAGTAcaccagctcctgggctgtgagCGCAATGCATCCGGCAGCTCTTCCAGGGAGACCCATCCTGCAAACCTGcctgctgtgccccctccccacactgctgtgcccATCCATGCCAGTCCATCTATCCTCTGCCTGCTCTTGCTCTGCTGGGCTCTCgtgtctctcctcccctcctctgcatGGTCCCAGCACAGTGCGGTGATAATAAACTTCCCCTTGGCATTCAGTCCCATGTGTGTCTCCTGTGGGCCCTGCCTACCTGCGAAGGGGAAGGGGCCACGTGTCTCCCATggctgtgctgggagctcccctggCCCAGTGCCTTGA